A window of the Vibrio ostreae genome harbors these coding sequences:
- a CDS encoding RidA family protein: MTKVLHTESAPAAIGPYIQGVDLGNMVLTSGQIPVNPATGEVPADIAAQARQSLENVKAVVESSGLTVGDIVKLTVFVKDLNDFGTVNEVYGKFFDEHQVAHYPARSCVEVARLPKDVGIEIEAIAVRK; the protein is encoded by the coding sequence ATGACTAAAGTTCTGCATACTGAGTCTGCACCAGCAGCAATCGGCCCGTACATTCAGGGCGTAGACCTAGGTAACATGGTTCTGACTTCAGGTCAGATCCCGGTAAACCCGGCAACAGGTGAAGTTCCGGCTGATATCGCCGCGCAAGCTCGCCAGTCACTGGAAAACGTGAAAGCTGTGGTTGAGTCTTCAGGCCTGACTGTTGGCGACATCGTCAAACTGACCGTGTTTGTCAAAGACCTCAACGATTTTGGCACAGTGAACGAAGTGTACGGCAAGTTCTTTGATGAGCACCAGGTTGCTCATTACCCTGCTCGCTCTTGTGTGGAAGTTGCTCGTCTGCCAAAAGATGTTGGCATCGAAATCGAAGCGATTGCAGTACGTAAATAG
- a CDS encoding 1-acylglycerol-3-phosphate O-acyltransferase, translating into MIALLRIIAVVMFAVVMFVFGCGYCLLSPRNPKHVFTFGRMFGAMSKVFGIKLELRIPDNAYNRGQAIYIANHQNNWDLVTVSSAVTPKVVTVGKKSLAWMPLFGQLYWLTGNILIDRANKTKAKGTIDQVVDSMKNSDVSVWMFPEGTRSRGRGLLPFKAGAFHAAIGAGVPIIPIVCSSTDKLRINRWNNGHIIVEMLPPVSTEGLGKEHVRELTKQCYHDMKAKLQELDEEVELLNSHKVTSNS; encoded by the coding sequence ATGATTGCTTTATTGCGTATTATTGCGGTGGTGATGTTTGCCGTCGTAATGTTTGTGTTTGGTTGTGGCTACTGTCTGCTCAGTCCGCGTAACCCGAAGCACGTGTTCACGTTTGGACGTATGTTCGGTGCGATGTCGAAAGTGTTCGGCATTAAACTGGAGCTGCGCATTCCGGACAATGCTTATAACCGCGGCCAGGCGATTTACATTGCCAACCACCAGAACAACTGGGATCTGGTTACGGTTTCTTCGGCAGTGACGCCAAAAGTGGTGACGGTCGGTAAAAAGAGCCTGGCGTGGATGCCGTTGTTCGGTCAGCTTTACTGGCTGACCGGTAATATTCTGATTGACCGTGCCAATAAGACTAAGGCGAAAGGCACGATCGATCAGGTTGTCGACAGCATGAAAAACAGCGATGTGTCGGTATGGATGTTCCCGGAAGGGACCCGTTCGCGCGGTCGTGGCTTGCTGCCGTTTAAAGCCGGTGCATTCCACGCGGCGATCGGCGCCGGTGTGCCGATTATTCCTATCGTGTGCAGCTCAACCGATAAACTGCGTATTAACCGCTGGAACAATGGTCATATCATTGTTGAGATGCTGCCACCGGTCAGCACGGAAGGCCTGGGCAAAGAGCACGTGCGTGAACTGACTAAGCAGTGTTACCACGACATGAAAGCTAAGCTGCAGGAGCTGGATGAAGAAGTTGAGCTGCTGAACAGCCACAAGGTGACATCCAACAGCTAA
- the mlaE gene encoding lipid asymmetry maintenance ABC transporter permease subunit MlaE, producing the protein MLDNLKHGISGLGRRYFAVCEAFGRASLMLFGALAGRPRPLKNLPLLIKQLYSVGVQSLAIIIVSGLFIGMVLSLQGYVILVDYGAETSLGQMVALSLLRELGPVVTALLFAGRAGSALTAEIGLMKATEQLSSLEMMAVDPLKRVIAPRLWAGLISMPLLAMIFMAVGIWGGQLVGVDWKGIDHGSFWSAMQASVELGQDIGNSVIKCVVFAITVTWIALFNGYDAIPTSEGISRATTRTVVHSSLAVLGLDFVLTALMFGN; encoded by the coding sequence ATGTTGGATAATTTAAAACACGGTATCAGTGGCCTGGGCCGACGTTATTTTGCCGTGTGTGAAGCGTTCGGCCGGGCCAGTCTGATGTTATTCGGCGCCTTAGCCGGTCGTCCGCGGCCACTGAAAAATCTGCCGCTGCTGATCAAGCAACTCTACAGTGTCGGCGTTCAGTCGCTGGCGATCATTATCGTTTCCGGCCTGTTTATCGGCATGGTGCTCAGCTTGCAGGGGTACGTCATTCTGGTCGATTACGGCGCAGAAACCAGCCTGGGGCAAATGGTGGCATTGTCGCTGCTGCGTGAACTGGGCCCGGTGGTGACCGCCTTGCTGTTTGCCGGTCGTGCCGGTTCGGCGCTGACGGCAGAGATTGGCCTGATGAAAGCCACTGAGCAGCTGTCCAGTCTGGAAATGATGGCGGTTGATCCGCTCAAGCGTGTCATTGCGCCACGCCTGTGGGCCGGACTCATTTCTATGCCGCTGCTGGCGATGATCTTTATGGCGGTCGGTATCTGGGGCGGGCAGTTGGTCGGTGTCGACTGGAAAGGCATTGACCACGGCAGTTTCTGGTCCGCGATGCAGGCCTCGGTGGAGCTGGGACAAGATATTGGCAACAGTGTGATTAAATGTGTGGTGTTTGCCATTACTGTCACCTGGATTGCTCTTTTTAATGGCTATGATGCGATTCCGACGTCTGAAGGCATCAGCCGTGCAACAACACGAACCGTAGTGCATTCGTCACTGGCTGTATTGGGCCTCGACTTTGTACTGACCGCACTGATGTTTGGGAATTAA
- the mlaD gene encoding outer membrane lipid asymmetry maintenance protein MlaD, whose amino-acid sequence MQQTRKLEFWVGSFVLAGICAILVMIFQVADVKSLGSGDTYTLKAEFDNIGSLKVRSPVKVGGVVVGRVEDISLDKERLLPTVTLSIDSRYSQFPDTSSLQILTSGLIGEQYISLIPGFVFEDEQMLKEGDRIEDTKSALVLEDLIGQFLYSVGGSDDEKSE is encoded by the coding sequence ATGCAACAAACACGTAAACTAGAATTTTGGGTAGGCAGTTTTGTGCTGGCAGGAATTTGCGCAATTCTGGTAATGATTTTTCAAGTCGCTGACGTGAAAAGTCTGGGCTCTGGGGATACTTACACGCTCAAAGCGGAATTTGACAATATTGGCAGTCTGAAAGTGCGCTCGCCTGTGAAAGTGGGTGGCGTAGTGGTTGGCCGGGTGGAAGACATTTCGCTCGATAAAGAGCGACTGCTGCCAACCGTGACCCTGTCTATCGACAGCCGTTACAGTCAGTTCCCGGATACGTCCAGCCTGCAAATTCTGACCTCAGGTCTGATTGGCGAGCAGTACATCAGCCTGATCCCGGGCTTTGTATTTGAAGATGAACAGATGCTGAAAGAGGGTGATCGGATTGAAGACACCAAATCAGCCCTGGTTCTGGAAGATTTGATTGGTCAGTTCCTCTACAGCGTAGGTGGATCTGACGATGAGAAAAGTGAGTAA
- the murA gene encoding UDP-N-acetylglucosamine 1-carboxyvinyltransferase, which produces MDKFRVIGSDKPLQGEVTISGAKNAALPILFASILASEPVEVANVPHLRDIDTTMELLKRLGAKVERNGSVHVDPSQIDQYCAPYDLVKTMRASIWALGPLVARFGQGQVSLPGGCAIGARPVDLHIHGLEQLGATITLEDGYVKASVDGRLQGAHIVMDKVSVGATITIMCAATLAEGKTVLDNAAREPEIVDTAMFLNQLGAKISGAGSDTITIEGVERLGGGKHSVVADRIETGTFLVAAAVSNGKIVCRNTNAKLLEAVLAKLEDAGALIETGDDWISLDMTGRDLKAVTIRTAPHPGFPTDMQAQFTLLNMMAKGGGVITETIFENRFMHVPELMRMGAKAEIEGNTVICGDVTSLSGAQVMATDLRASASLVIAGCIAKGETIVDRIYHIDRGYEKIEDKLSALGANIERFSESS; this is translated from the coding sequence ATGGATAAGTTTCGAGTTATCGGGTCAGATAAGCCCCTGCAGGGCGAAGTGACCATCTCTGGTGCAAAGAATGCTGCACTGCCTATTTTATTTGCTTCGATTCTGGCTTCTGAGCCGGTCGAGGTCGCCAACGTTCCGCATCTGCGTGATATTGACACCACGATGGAGCTGCTTAAGCGCCTGGGGGCCAAAGTTGAACGCAACGGTTCAGTGCATGTCGACCCAAGCCAGATTGACCAGTACTGCGCGCCGTATGACCTGGTGAAAACCATGCGTGCTTCTATCTGGGCTCTGGGTCCGCTGGTGGCGCGTTTTGGCCAGGGTCAGGTGTCTCTGCCGGGCGGCTGTGCGATTGGCGCACGTCCGGTCGACCTGCACATCCATGGCCTGGAGCAACTGGGTGCGACCATTACTCTGGAAGACGGTTACGTCAAAGCCAGTGTCGATGGCCGCCTGCAAGGCGCTCACATCGTGATGGATAAAGTCAGCGTCGGTGCCACCATTACAATTATGTGTGCTGCGACACTGGCAGAAGGCAAAACCGTGCTGGATAACGCCGCGCGTGAGCCGGAAATCGTCGATACCGCGATGTTCCTCAATCAACTGGGGGCCAAAATCAGTGGTGCCGGCAGCGATACCATCACCATTGAAGGCGTGGAACGTCTGGGTGGCGGTAAACATTCGGTGGTGGCTGACCGCATTGAAACCGGTACTTTCCTGGTTGCCGCGGCCGTATCAAATGGCAAGATTGTGTGTCGTAACACCAACGCAAAATTGCTCGAAGCGGTACTGGCTAAGCTGGAAGATGCCGGCGCACTGATTGAAACCGGTGATGACTGGATCAGCCTGGATATGACCGGCCGCGATCTGAAAGCTGTGACGATTCGTACCGCACCGCATCCGGGTTTTCCGACCGACATGCAGGCTCAGTTCACTCTGCTTAATATGATGGCGAAAGGTGGCGGCGTGATCACTGAAACCATCTTTGAAAACCGTTTTATGCATGTGCCTGAACTGATGCGTATGGGCGCTAAAGCAGAGATCGAAGGGAATACTGTGATCTGTGGTGATGTCACGTCTCTGAGCGGCGCTCAGGTGATGGCGACCGACCTGCGTGCATCGGCCAGTCTGGTGATTGCCGGCTGCATTGCCAAGGGTGAAACCATCGTTGACCGGATTTATCATATCGATCGCGGTTACGAAAAGATTGAAGACAAGCTATCGGCACTGGGCGCCAACATTGAGCGCTTCAGCGAGTCGAGTTAA
- a CDS encoding STAS domain-containing protein translates to MSHPQWQVLSPEQCALNGALDRDKVPSLWVILQQWQPQSARCTLSLRDVSRVDSAGMVMLIHLIEHAKKQNCHIMLSFVPEQLRTLFQLSNIETMMAQHLEQPAGVNCG, encoded by the coding sequence ATGAGCCATCCGCAATGGCAAGTCCTCAGCCCCGAGCAGTGTGCTCTGAATGGCGCGCTGGACCGGGACAAAGTCCCGTCTTTGTGGGTGATTTTACAGCAATGGCAACCACAAAGTGCGCGTTGTACCCTCTCTTTGCGTGATGTATCACGAGTCGACTCAGCAGGGATGGTAATGTTAATTCATTTAATAGAGCATGCAAAAAAACAAAACTGTCATATAATGCTCAGTTTCGTGCCAGAACAACTGCGCACACTGTTTCAACTGAGCAACATCGAAACCATGATGGCTCAGCACTTAGAACAACCAGCCGGGGTGAATTGTGGATAG
- the ibaG gene encoding BolA family iron metabolism protein IbaG, giving the protein MDSAQVQQILEQALELQEIHVKGEGSHYEVLAVDAAFEGMSRVKKQQMIYAPLMEYIQRNDIHAVSIKAFTPDEWARDKKLMSL; this is encoded by the coding sequence GTGGATAGCGCACAAGTACAACAGATATTAGAACAAGCACTCGAACTTCAAGAGATTCACGTCAAAGGTGAAGGCAGCCACTATGAAGTGCTGGCTGTGGATGCTGCATTTGAAGGTATGAGCCGTGTGAAGAAACAGCAGATGATTTACGCTCCGTTAATGGAGTACATCCAGCGCAACGACATTCACGCCGTTTCGATTAAAGCGTTCACGCCAGATGAGTGGGCTCGCGATAAGAAGTTGATGTCGCTTTAA
- the mlaC gene encoding phospholipid-binding protein MlaC has product MTKSMLWKRYFVLLLSVLVSWSASAAQDVDQTNPYQMMKQVAQQAFDRLKAEQPKIHQDPNYLKVIVEEELMPYVNDQYAALKLLGSNLRGAKREEVGEFIQAFRAYLITNYAQVLTQYTDQTLEFAPELPVEDDRRITSVKVDIIDAPRPNINLEFKLRKEKSGEWRAFDMVAEGISLLSSKQSEWNTKIRQEGILAVAKELEKQAQQPIRFESKSE; this is encoded by the coding sequence ATGACTAAATCTATGCTGTGGAAGCGTTATTTTGTCCTGCTGCTCAGTGTTCTGGTCTCTTGGTCGGCAAGTGCGGCGCAGGACGTTGATCAGACCAACCCGTATCAGATGATGAAACAGGTCGCTCAGCAGGCGTTTGACCGCCTTAAAGCGGAACAGCCAAAAATCCATCAGGATCCGAACTATCTTAAAGTGATCGTTGAAGAAGAACTGATGCCGTATGTCAATGATCAATACGCAGCTCTGAAACTGCTGGGCTCTAACCTGCGCGGCGCGAAACGCGAAGAGGTGGGTGAGTTTATTCAGGCCTTCCGCGCTTATTTGATCACTAACTACGCTCAGGTGCTGACCCAGTACACGGATCAGACCCTTGAATTTGCGCCGGAACTGCCAGTCGAAGATGACCGCCGCATCACCAGTGTGAAAGTTGATATCATTGATGCGCCGCGTCCGAACATCAATCTTGAGTTCAAACTGCGCAAAGAGAAATCCGGTGAATGGCGTGCTTTTGACATGGTTGCGGAAGGCATCAGTCTGTTGTCGAGTAAGCAATCAGAGTGGAACACGAAAATTCGTCAGGAAGGTATTCTGGCGGTGGCCAAAGAGCTGGAAAAACAGGCGCAGCAACCGATCCGTTTTGAGAGTAAATCCGAATGA
- the mlaF gene encoding phospholipid ABC transporter ATP-binding protein MlaF produces MSETELITIKNLTFSRAERVIFDDISLQVPKGKVTAIMGPSGIGKTTLLRLIGGQLLPEKGEIWFDGQNIPALSRSKLYKIRKKMSMLFQSGALFTDLNVFDNVAFPLREHTQLDESLIKTLVLLKLEAVGLRGAAQLMPSELSGGMARRAALARSIALDPELIMFDEPFVGQDPITMGVLVELIRNLNQALGVTSVVVSHDVPEVMSIADWVYLLADGKVIAYGTPEELRRNEDPRVQQFLQGNADGPVPFRFPARPIEKDLFHVG; encoded by the coding sequence ATGTCTGAAACCGAATTAATCACCATCAAAAATCTGACCTTCTCCCGTGCGGAGCGCGTGATTTTTGATGACATCAGCTTGCAGGTTCCGAAGGGGAAAGTGACCGCCATTATGGGGCCTTCTGGTATCGGAAAAACCACCCTGTTACGTTTGATTGGCGGCCAGTTACTGCCCGAAAAAGGCGAAATCTGGTTTGACGGCCAGAACATTCCCGCCCTCAGCCGCAGTAAATTATACAAAATCCGCAAAAAAATGAGCATGCTGTTCCAGTCCGGAGCCCTGTTCACCGATCTTAATGTGTTTGACAACGTGGCGTTTCCGCTGCGCGAGCATACTCAGCTTGATGAATCGCTGATCAAAACCCTGGTGCTGCTTAAGCTGGAAGCGGTCGGCCTGCGTGGCGCAGCCCAGCTGATGCCCAGCGAGTTGTCGGGTGGTATGGCCCGCCGTGCTGCGCTGGCGCGCTCTATTGCGCTCGATCCTGAACTGATCATGTTTGATGAACCGTTTGTCGGGCAGGATCCGATTACCATGGGTGTGCTGGTTGAGCTGATTCGTAATCTCAATCAGGCGCTGGGTGTGACGTCTGTCGTGGTGTCGCACGATGTGCCGGAGGTAATGAGTATTGCCGACTGGGTCTATTTACTCGCTGACGGTAAAGTGATTGCGTATGGCACGCCAGAGGAATTGCGTCGTAACGAGGATCCGCGCGTGCAGCAGTTTTTGCAAGGCAATGCTGATGGTCCGGTACCGTTTCGCTTCCCGGCGCGGCCGATAGAAAAGGATCTGTTCCATGTTGGATAA